The following coding sequences lie in one Globicephala melas chromosome 15, mGloMel1.2, whole genome shotgun sequence genomic window:
- the PARD6B gene encoding partitioning defective 6 homolog beta — protein MNRSHRHGAGSGCLGTMEVKSKFGAEFRRFSLERSKPGKFEEFYGLLQHVHKIPNVDVLVGYADIHGDLLPINNDDNYHKAVSTANPLLRIFIQKKEEADYSAFGTDTLIKKKNVLTNVLRPDNHRKKPHIVISMPQDFRPVSSIIDVDILPETHRRVRLYKYGTEKPLGFYIRDGSSVRVTPHGLEKVPGIFISRLVPGGLAQSTGLLAVNDEVLEVNGIEVSGKSLDQVTDMMIANSRNLIITVRPANQRNNVIRNSRTSGSSGQSTDNSLPGYPQQIEPSFEPEDEDSDEDDIIIEDNGVPQQIPKAVRNTESLESLTQIELSFESGQNGFIPSNEVSLAPLASGTNTEFETRAPDQKLLEEDGTIITL, from the exons ATGAACCGCAGCCACCGGCACGGAGCGGGCAGCGGCTGCCTGGGCACCATGGAGGTGAAGAGCAAG TTTGGAGCTGAATTTCGTCGGTTTTCACTGGAAAGATCAAAACCTGGAAAGTTTGAGGAGTTTTATGGATTACTGCAACATGTTCATAAGATACCCAATGTTGACGTTTTAGTAGGCTATGCAGACATCCACGGAGATTTACTACCTATAAATAACGATGATAATTATCACAAAGCTGTTTCAACGGCCAACCCACTGCTTAGGATTTTTATACAAAAAAAGG aagaagCAGACTACAGTGCCTTTGGTACAGACACACTAATAAAGAAGAAGAATGTTTTAACCAACGTGTTGCGTCCTGACAACCATAGAAAAAAGCCACACATAGTCATTAGTATGCCCCAGGACTTCAGACCTGTGTCTTCTATTATAGACGTGGATATTCTCCCAGAAACACATCGTAGGGTCCGTCTTTACAAATATGGCACTGAGAAACCCCTAGGATTCTACATCCGGGACGGCTCCAGTGTCAGGGTGACACCCCATGGCTTAGAGAAGGTCCCAGGGATCTTTATATCCAGACTTGTGCCAGGAGGTCTGGCTCAAAGCACAGGACTATTAGCCGTTAATGATGAAGTTTTAGAAGTTAATGGCATAGAAGTTTCCGGGAAGAGTCTAGATCAAGTAACTGACATGATGATTGCAAACAGCCGCAACCTCATCATCACAGTGAGACCAGCAAACCAGAGGAATAACGTCATTAGGAACAGTCGGACTTCCGGCAGCTCTGGCCAGTCTACTGACAACAGCCTTCCTGGCTATCCACAGCAGATCGAACCGAGCTTTGAGCCAGAGGATGAAGACAGCGATGAAGATGACATTATTATTGAAGACAATGGTGTGCCACAGCAGATCCCTAAGGCTGTTCGCAACACCGAGAGCCTGGAATCATTAACACAAATAGAACTCAGTTTTGAATCTGGACAGAACGGTTTTATTCCTTCTAATGAAGTGAGCTTAGCACCCTTAGCAAGTGGCACAAATACAGAATTTGAAACGCGTGCTCCAGATCagaaactcttagaagaagaTGGAACAATCATAACACTATGA